Proteins encoded together in one Streptomyces umbrinus window:
- a CDS encoding carbohydrate ABC transporter permease yields the protein MTQAISTVSRARHSLAPWARITALAVCALLTLGPVIWTVSTSLRTPAESFDLPPRIIPTNPTVESYRGVFDQIDVWLLALNSTLVTALIAVGQMITAGLAGYAFARLEFRFKKPLFALVLATMMVPLQVTIVPVFLVLKSMSLTDTLLGLIIPAFPTAFGTFLMRQYFLGMPKDLGEAAMLDGCGPWRIFRSVYAPLAAPGLAIVGVLAFNYHWNEFFRPLILETSGQNYTLPLGLVSLQGNLGTGSISVVLAGVVLSMIPAVAVFVVGQRPLREGITSAGVNR from the coding sequence ATGACCCAAGCGATTTCGACCGTGAGCCGGGCCCGCCACTCGCTCGCTCCGTGGGCGCGGATCACCGCACTGGCGGTGTGCGCCCTGCTGACGCTCGGTCCGGTCATCTGGACCGTCTCCACCTCGCTGCGCACGCCGGCCGAGTCCTTCGACCTGCCGCCGAGGATCATTCCGACCAATCCGACCGTGGAGTCCTACCGCGGGGTCTTCGACCAGATCGATGTGTGGCTGCTCGCCCTGAACTCCACCCTCGTGACCGCCTTGATCGCAGTCGGCCAGATGATCACCGCGGGTCTCGCCGGCTACGCGTTCGCCCGTCTCGAATTCCGCTTCAAGAAGCCGCTGTTCGCACTGGTCCTCGCAACCATGATGGTCCCCTTGCAGGTCACGATCGTTCCGGTGTTCCTGGTGCTCAAGTCGATGAGTCTGACCGACACACTGCTCGGTCTGATCATCCCGGCGTTTCCGACCGCGTTCGGCACCTTCCTGATGCGCCAGTACTTTCTCGGCATGCCGAAGGACCTGGGCGAGGCGGCGATGCTGGACGGCTGCGGGCCCTGGCGGATCTTCCGCTCGGTCTACGCCCCGCTGGCCGCGCCCGGCCTCGCGATCGTCGGAGTGCTGGCTTTCAACTACCACTGGAACGAGTTCTTCCGGCCGCTGATCCTGGAGACCTCTGGCCAGAACTACACCCTGCCGCTGGGCCTCGTCTCCCTCCAGGGCAATCTCGGCACCGGCTCCATCTCGGTCGTCCTCGCCGGTGTCGTCCTTTCCATGATCCCCGCCGTCGCCGTGTTCGTCGTCGGCCAGCGCCCTCTGCGCGAGGGCATCACCTCCGCAGGAGTCAACCGTTGA